Proteins encoded together in one Caldicellulosiruptor saccharolyticus DSM 8903 window:
- a CDS encoding GH36-type glycosyl hydrolase domain-containing protein, with product MKFGYFDDNKREYVITTPLTPFPWINYLGMKDFLSLISNHAGGYCFYKDARLRRITRFRYNNVPLDMGGRYFYIKDNEDFWSPSWMPTRKVLEFYECRHGLGYTIITGRRNGVEVEQTFFVPVDENCEIHYLKITNKSTQPKDLTLFSLIEFCLWNALDDMTNFQRNLSTGEVEIEGSVIYHKTEYRERRNHYSFYSVNVPIDGFDTDRDTFLGLYRGFDAPLAVENGKSFNSEAHGWAPIASHMIKISLQPGEAKELVFVLGYVENDEDKKWLKKGVINKEKAYKMIEKFKNPEDVQRSFENLRLFWSNLLNKFNVLTGIDKVDRMVNIWNQYQCMVTFNLSRSASYFESGIGRGMGFRDSNQDILGFVHQIPERARERILDLAATQLEDGGAYHQYQPLTKRGNNEIGSNFNDDPLWLILSTAHYIKETGDWSILDEIVPFENDPQKAASMFEHLRRAFYHVVNNLGPHGLPLIGRADWNDCLNLNAFSTNPDESFQTCDNKDGKTAESVMIAGMFVYVGKEFVKICERLGKEDIAKDAQYHIEKMKEAILNYGYDGEWFLRAYDYFGNKVGSKENDEGKIFIETQGFCVMAGIGLDDGKAISALDSVKKYLDTEHGIVLVQPAFTEYKIHLGEITSYPPGYKENAAVFCHNNPWIMIAECIVGRGDRAFEYWSKIAPSYREEISDVHKLEPYVYCQMIAGKDAYKPGEAKNSWLTGSAAWNFVAMTQWILGIRPDYDGLLIDPCIPREWKGFTVKRVFRNAIYNIQVKNPDAVSKGVKKVVVDGKEMPSNLIPAFSDGKEHFVEVILG from the coding sequence TTGAAATTTGGTTATTTTGATGACAATAAAAGAGAGTATGTCATAACAACTCCACTTACTCCTTTTCCGTGGATCAACTATCTCGGCATGAAAGACTTTCTTTCTTTAATCTCAAACCATGCAGGTGGTTATTGTTTTTACAAAGATGCAAGACTCAGAAGAATAACAAGGTTCCGTTATAACAATGTTCCACTTGATATGGGCGGAAGATATTTCTATATAAAAGACAATGAGGATTTCTGGTCACCCTCATGGATGCCAACAAGAAAAGTTCTTGAGTTTTATGAATGTCGCCATGGTCTTGGATATACAATCATAACAGGAAGAAGAAATGGCGTTGAGGTGGAGCAAACATTTTTTGTGCCAGTTGATGAAAACTGTGAGATACACTATCTTAAGATAACAAACAAATCTACCCAGCCAAAGGATTTGACACTCTTTTCATTGATTGAGTTTTGTCTTTGGAACGCGCTTGACGATATGACAAACTTCCAAAGAAATTTAAGTACAGGTGAGGTTGAAATAGAAGGTTCTGTGATTTACCATAAAACAGAGTACAGAGAGCGTAGAAATCATTATTCTTTTTATTCTGTAAACGTTCCAATCGATGGATTTGACACTGACAGGGACACATTTCTTGGTCTTTACAGAGGGTTTGATGCACCTTTAGCAGTTGAAAATGGAAAGAGTTTTAATTCAGAAGCTCACGGCTGGGCACCTATTGCATCGCATATGATAAAAATCTCTTTGCAGCCAGGGGAGGCAAAAGAGCTTGTATTTGTGCTGGGTTATGTAGAAAATGATGAAGACAAAAAATGGCTTAAAAAAGGTGTTATAAACAAAGAAAAGGCTTACAAAATGATAGAAAAATTCAAAAACCCAGAAGACGTCCAAAGATCATTCGAAAATTTGAGGCTATTTTGGAGCAATCTACTGAACAAGTTTAACGTTCTGACTGGCATAGACAAGGTAGATAGAATGGTAAACATCTGGAACCAGTATCAGTGTATGGTAACATTCAACCTGTCAAGAAGTGCTTCATACTTTGAGTCTGGAATAGGAAGAGGAATGGGGTTCAGAGATTCTAACCAAGATATTCTTGGTTTTGTTCACCAGATACCAGAACGGGCAAGAGAAAGAATATTGGATTTAGCCGCAACCCAGCTTGAAGATGGCGGTGCTTACCATCAATATCAGCCTCTTACAAAAAGAGGCAACAATGAAATAGGTAGCAATTTCAACGACGACCCGTTGTGGCTCATACTCTCAACTGCACATTACATCAAGGAAACAGGAGACTGGTCCATTCTTGATGAAATTGTTCCTTTTGAAAATGACCCGCAAAAGGCTGCTTCAATGTTCGAACACCTGAGAAGGGCATTTTACCATGTTGTGAACAACTTAGGACCGCATGGACTTCCACTCATAGGCAGGGCTGACTGGAATGATTGCTTGAACTTAAACGCATTTTCAACAAACCCTGATGAGTCGTTCCAGACATGTGATAACAAAGACGGCAAAACTGCAGAATCTGTTATGATAGCAGGGATGTTTGTCTATGTTGGAAAGGAATTTGTAAAGATTTGTGAAAGGTTGGGTAAAGAAGATATTGCAAAAGATGCACAATACCACATTGAAAAGATGAAAGAGGCAATTTTAAATTATGGTTACGATGGCGAGTGGTTTTTAAGAGCATATGACTACTTTGGAAACAAAGTTGGAAGCAAAGAAAATGACGAAGGTAAGATATTTATTGAAACACAAGGTTTTTGTGTAATGGCAGGAATAGGACTTGATGATGGAAAGGCTATCTCTGCGCTCGATTCTGTTAAAAAGTATCTTGATACAGAACATGGAATAGTTCTTGTTCAGCCGGCATTTACTGAGTATAAAATTCATTTAGGAGAAATTACAAGCTATCCACCCGGCTATAAGGAAAATGCAGCAGTTTTTTGCCATAACAACCCGTGGATTATGATAGCAGAGTGCATAGTTGGAAGAGGAGACAGAGCATTTGAGTACTGGTCAAAGATTGCTCCATCATATAGAGAAGAGATAAGCGATGTGCACAAGCTTGAACCATATGTATACTGTCAGATGATTGCTGGAAAAGATGCGTACAAGCCAGGTGAGGCTAAGAATTCATGGCTCACAGGCTCTGCTGCATGGAATTTCGTTGCAATGACACAGTGGATTTTGGGAATAAGACCTGATTATGACGGTCTTTTAATAGACCCTTGCATACCAAGAGAGTGGAAAGGATTTACTGTAAAAAGAGTGTTCAGAAATGCAATTTACAATATACAAGTAAAAAACCCTGATGCTGTTTCAAAAGGTGTTAAAAAAGTTGTTGTTGATGGAAAAGAAATGCCTTCCAATTTAATACCAGCTTTCTCAGATGGCAAAGAGCATTTTGTTGAAGTGATATTGGGATAG